GCCACAAACCAAGACGTTTATGCTTGATAGATAAAAAAAAAGGGTTAAAGGTGTCTGATTGCGCCGCCGATAAAGCCACCGATTGCTGGAATTATCGCGCCCACTATCAAGGCTATGATTGTTGCTACAATCCCAACTAAACCTCCAGCGATAGCGCCCAAGACGCCAAACAAAGAACCACCCATAACTATCAGGTTAAAGAAGCCAAGCAATGCAATCACCGCCGCGCCCAAAACACCAGCAACAAAACCTGCAAGTGCGCCTCTAAGTGCACCACCCGCAATTAATCCCGCTACTAAACCACCGATGAAGCCGCCTATTATCAATCCAACTACTGGAGCAAACAAAGCTAACGCTACAACAACTATAAAGCCAACAACTGTTCCCAGCATTGTGCCACCAAACATGACTTTTCACCGCTGTTTTATCGTGCGCGTGTTGCTCTTACTTTAGGTTCAAGCAGTGTCCAAAGCCACTCACTGAACTCACGCAGGTTCTTGGTCTGAATATGCACTTCTCCGGGACCTGTAATCTGGGTGACTAAGCCCTCGCCACTAAACAGTGTTTCTTTTAAGCCGCCAAACCGTGTGACTCTGTAGCTACAGGAGTCACTAAACCCGACCAAATGGAAGTTATCCACAATCAAGGTTTGCCCCGGCTGCAGGGTGTGCACGTCTATGGCTCCAAAAGTGTTAATGAAAAGTTGCCCACTTCCTGTGGCTTTAATCATAAACAAGCCTTGTCCAAAGAGACCTTTAGTGAAGCCTTCCCATTTCACGTCTAAGTCTATGCCCTGCGTGGAAGCGATATATGCGGATTTCTGGATAACGTAGCCTCTACCGGGGGTGACTTCAAGTTTTTCTATATCACCAACTGGTGCTGCTACAAAAGCGGCTTCTCCGGGGCCATTGACAGCAGTGTAATCGTTAACCCAAAAGGATTGCCCGCCCAAGAGTTTTAAGCCTATACTGCCAAGCAGGCTTTTTTCGCGTTTTCTTGTGTGGACTTCAATGTTTGGGTTCATGTAGGTCATTGCGCCTGATTCTGCGGTGATGGTTTCGCCTGGGTCAAGTTGAGTGAGTAGCATAGCGTATGAGGGTTTGTATTTAACTTCAAACTTCATCTCTTTCACTTCTATCTGGGTTACTTTATTCTAGTTTAAGAATTTATGGATAACTTGCAGGGTCAAAGAGCAAAATGGGTGTTTTAAGGGGTTTTATGCGTTACTTATAATAGCTTCCTGCTGCACAATTGCAAATAATAGTTTCAGGTTTGGCAAGAATAATGGTTCGTGGCTTAACAAAGCACTCTGCATTTAAAGTAATAAAAAAAACATATAGTTTAGCACTAATCTTCAACGCCTTCTTCACAATCGCCTGCGCAACCGAACTCCTCGCAGGTTTCTACCGTGCTGCACCATACTGGCATCCTTTTGAACCCTACCTTGCCGACGGCAATCTGCTCTGGATAATGGTTATAGCTGCACTTGTTAACATTTTTCCCAGCGCCAGTATCGGACGCGCAATCCACACGGGACGTTTCCTGTTCCATCATTACGTCTATGGCTTTGCAGTTCTGATTTTAGCCTGCATCTACGTGGTTGCCTTCACACCCGTTTCCATAGTTAATCTCTTCTTGGTTGGAACCAACGATGTTCCCGTTAACATTGGGCGCTTCTTTGTTTTAGGTGGTTTAACCCTGTTTTTGGATGATTTACCAGACGTAAATAAGCGCGTTGAATCAGGATTAAACTGGCTAAAACGTCAAGCTTACCGTGGACGCAAAATAATCTTTGGTACCCAAATAGTTATGGGGATACTTTCAGTGTATCTTCTCTTTGCTATCACTATTTGGACAGTTGGAAGCCTCAATAATTTACTGTTCAACTCTTTCCTAATCGGCACACTTCTAGTAACGTGCATAACTACCTTTGCGCACATAAAACGCCGTGACTGGCTAAAAATTACGCCTTAAAACTCGCTTCACGTTAGGGTTAAAGAGTTCTTTTTGTATTTCTTCAAGCTGCTTTTTAGTGTAAAACCTGTTGGTTTGCAATTTAGTTATGTAACTGGTCAAGTTTTGAGCCTTAACCACTGCTACCGTGGGACTCTTTAATTCCAAAGTGGCATGGTTGTTAGTGAAAACCACTATGCCCCCCACGTAAACATTCAAATCCCGCAGTTGAGGCGCAACATCAATAATGCGTTTGATTTTGGCAGCATTTCTTCGAACCTGCCGACTTGGACTCCCCATGTCACGCATCCCCTCTCGCTGCCAAACATCCCCATAACAGCTAATTTTGCCCTTCCAATTCTTGGTTTCCAACACGAACACACCGTTTGGGGCAAGCAGGATGTGGTCGATGTCTCCTCCTTTGTCTTTGAGGTAGAGGTTGTTGATTAGGGTGTAATCGCTGGTTAAGTTGTTTTTTAGTTGATGATTAACCGCTTTTTCACCATCAGCACCACCGCTGTACACCCTGTACTTGTGCATGAAAAAGTAAGCTAAAGCAGCAGGTGCAATACAAGCAAGCAAACCCGCGATTTCAAAAATGTCCAACGAAAACAGCAAAATCGCTCGAACACAAAAAACCACCAAAAGTAAACAGAAAACAACAATACACAAAACCGTAAAGGCGAGGTATTTTCTTTTCTGCTTTTTAACAAAGCTACTGGAGCCCTTGACTATTTTTAGAGATGCTTTTTTTGGTTCTTCTTTGGGTTTTTCTTTCTTTGATTTTTTCTCTTTTTTTGTGGGTTTGTTTGCAGTTTGTGATTGCTCTTTTGGTTGGTCTGCTTCAGTTTTAACGTCAGTTTTCTGCTCTGGCGCAACTTTGGCTTCCACGATGATTTGCTCTTCAGCAGTAGATTCCAAATTAGGTTGCTGTGATGTTTCTTTTGCAGCATCTTGTGGCTCAGCTGTCTTTGGTTGTTTCTTTTGGCTTTGCGGTTTGCGTTTTAGCGAGAGCTTTGGCATCTAACACATTCTCGTCTGGTTAATTATGTGGATTGAAGATTTATAGCTATGCAAAAAGCTACTTTCCAATATTATTTTTGTCTATAATAAATGAACTCGACTTGTCTACATCCCAAAACAAACTATCTCTAACGGGGCTACAGCTAGACGCACAGCTGGCAAAAACCGTTGACTGCTTGGATTAGTCCATGGTTGCAGTCAGTATTGTATTTTTAGCGTTGGCATATTTTGTTTGGGCAAAATAATTTTTAGGTAAGGGGAATACCGACTATTCCTGAGGCTATGCTGTCCATGCCGATTAGGATGAGGGCAAGTGAAACAAAAAAGGCGTAGGTAAAAATTCCGACGACAGGGAAAAATATTACAATCAAAGCAAACACCGCGACCAAGATGCCAAACAGAATAATTAGTGCTCTTAGAGCCCCATTTAGATTAGTTGCTGCTCCACCAACGACTAGACGCCCGATTGCGTAAATCAAAAGACCAATTCCGATTAAAATCGTTAAAGAAATCGTTGCAAACTCTGGAAAAAATACGACCAACAAGCCTACAATAAGTGCTATTACGCCTATTACTGCATTGCTTGACCTAGCTGAGTCTGGAAGTTGTGATGTGTATGCTGTTGCAAGCCGCAAGATTCCTACTGCAATTAATGCTATTCCAAACAGAACCACTAGGGTAACAACAGTTATGGTTGGATAAATCAAGGCTAAAATGCCCACTGCCAACGCGAAAATTCCCAGAATAATTTCTAAAACTCTATATCCAGCTGCAGACTTCTCATTGCTCAAAACAAAAAACTCCTGCGGTAAAACCTTGAATTTAAGACACAAACTGAAATAAAAATTAATGCTAAGCAAACAAAACAGCAACTATCTAAGCGACCATCTTTTGCGAAAACGTTATCTCCATAAACCACCGAAATAACAAGTGGGGAAGAAACAAGTTGGAGAATGACCACTACGCCTACATTTTAACAGTTAACGAAAAATACTGGAACCGCTTAACCCAAAAAAACAAAACCACCCTTGGCACCCACGTGTTCATCCGCAAAAGCCAAGTTCCACCCAAAACCACCACACAACTCCTCTTCTACGTTGCAGGAAAAAAGCAGGTGTTGGGCACAGCGGATTTCATGGAGCGCATAGTGGGGGATTCGCTGGAGTTGTGGCAGAAACTAGGCAGGGAATCCTGCTTTGAGGGGTTGGGTGAGTACATGCGGTTTGCTGCGGGGCGAGACAAGATGACGTTTGTGCGTTTCTGCAATCTCCAAGAAATCCAAACCCCTAAAGCCAGTGTGGAATTGGAGAAAATTGTTGGGTCACTGAAGAATTTGCAGTTTGGACGGTTCCTTGGTCAGCGTGAAGCAGCTTTTTTGGTGTAAAGCATTAAATTTGGGTCTTTACATTTTCTATTAATCGAGAGCGATAATGATGTTTCGTGTACGCGTAAACAAGATTGAATCCACAAAAGATTTAGACGGTAACTTAGGCAAAAGAATCGAACTGCTGGAAGAACGCGAAGTTAACCCGTACGTGTTAAGACCCCAGTCTGACGAGGCAAAAATGGCGCAAGAAGTCATGCAGGCGCTTCAACAGCAAATGCCTTTCCTACCCCAGCGAACCCAAATGGCAACGCCTAAAATCATTCTATTCCTCACTGAACCAGAGTACGACAGTTTTGGCATAACCTTTGACGTAAACCAAGTCTATGAGGTCGTGCTGGAGAACCAATCAATCCGGTTCATGAAAGTTTAAGCACTTCATTTCGCAGCGATGCTAATGCTGTATGCTTAGGGTGAAATGAGAGCACAAACATCATGTTCCGTATTGCACCGCTTATTTCCTCTAAACCTGACATTTTTCCATCATCACAATACAACGGAACAGGTTCCCCGCCGTTTCCTTCCTCATAATAAACGTAGATGGGTGAGCCTGTGCATTTGAGGCTTACCAACTCAAAACCCAAATTCAACTGTTTTGCGGTTTGCTGAGCTGCAGATGTTACTGCATCCAATCTGGTTTGTGTTTTTGTGCTACCTGAACTGTAAACCATCAATTTTCCACTGTTCACTAACACTTTTTCGCCTCACAGGTCTTCTTTGGGGTAAATTCCTTTTAAGTCAAGTCTTCAAAAGACCCATCTAAACCGTGGAGAGGCAAGTTAAAGCCAAGCATAAACCCTAAAAACCCCGCATACCAAACCATACCTCATGAACACACGAGCACACGTGTACGTAACGGGACTAGTTCAGGGCGTTTATTTTAGGCAAAACACTAAGCGGTTAGCTAAAAAATTTGGTGTAACAGGTTGGGTTCGCAACTTGCCCGATGGCAGAGTGGAAGCTACTTTTGAGGGCGAACAAGCCGCCGTGGAAGAGATGGTGCATTACTGCAAAGAGGGCACGATAAGGGCAAAAGTGACGGATGCACAGGTGTCGTGGGAACCGTTTAAGGGCGAATTTGCTGATTTTCAAATAGTCTAACTTAACGGTTAAATCATAAAGTGCACATGTTTGCCTATGAAGGTTCTTGGTTTAGTGGGCAACCCCCGAAAAGAAAGCAACACGGACTTGCTTGTAGATGCAATTTTGAAAGGCGCACAAGAAAAGGGAGCCAGTACCGAA
This is a stretch of genomic DNA from Candidatus Bathyarchaeota archaeon. It encodes these proteins:
- a CDS encoding NERD domain-containing protein yields the protein MPKLSLKRKPQSQKKQPKTAEPQDAAKETSQQPNLESTAEEQIIVEAKVAPEQKTDVKTEADQPKEQSQTANKPTKKEKKSKKEKPKEEPKKASLKIVKGSSSFVKKQKRKYLAFTVLCIVVFCLLLVVFCVRAILLFSLDIFEIAGLLACIAPAALAYFFMHKYRVYSGGADGEKAVNHQLKNNLTSDYTLINNLYLKDKGGDIDHILLAPNGVFVLETKNWKGKISCYGDVWQREGMRDMGSPSRQVRRNAAKIKRIIDVAPQLRDLNVYVGGIVVFTNNHATLELKSPTVAVVKAQNLTSYITKLQTNRFYTKKQLEEIQKELFNPNVKRVLRRNF
- a CDS encoding TIGR00266 family protein — protein: MKFEVKYKPSYAMLLTQLDPGETITAESGAMTYMNPNIEVHTRKREKSLLGSIGLKLLGGQSFWVNDYTAVNGPGEAAFVAAPVGDIEKLEVTPGRGYVIQKSAYIASTQGIDLDVKWEGFTKGLFGQGLFMIKATGSGQLFINTFGAIDVHTLQPGQTLIVDNFHLVGFSDSCSYRVTRFGGLKETLFSGEGLVTQITGPGEVHIQTKNLREFSEWLWTLLEPKVRATRAR
- a CDS encoding DUF5518 domain-containing protein — translated: MFGGTMLGTVVGFIVVVALALFAPVVGLIIGGFIGGLVAGLIAGGALRGALAGFVAGVLGAAVIALLGFFNLIVMGGSLFGVLGAIAGGLVGIVATIIALIVGAIIPAIGGFIGGAIRHL
- a CDS encoding arcadin 1, with translation MMFRVRVNKIESTKDLDGNLGKRIELLEEREVNPYVLRPQSDEAKMAQEVMQALQQQMPFLPQRTQMATPKIILFLTEPEYDSFGITFDVNQVYEVVLENQSIRFMKV
- a CDS encoding DUF308 domain-containing protein, translating into MSNEKSAAGYRVLEIILGIFALAVGILALIYPTITVVTLVVLFGIALIAVGILRLATAYTSQLPDSARSSNAVIGVIALIVGLLVVFFPEFATISLTILIGIGLLIYAIGRLVVGGAATNLNGALRALIILFGILVAVFALIVIFFPVVGIFTYAFFVSLALILIGMDSIASGIVGIPLT
- a CDS encoding acylphosphatase → MNTRAHVYVTGLVQGVYFRQNTKRLAKKFGVTGWVRNLPDGRVEATFEGEQAAVEEMVHYCKEGTIRAKVTDAQVSWEPFKGEFADFQIV